A stretch of DNA from Limnohabitans sp. MORI2:
CAGGTTGTGGCGTGCAACACGCAGAAGCTACGGTGGCGCTGAGGCTGACGCGAAAGTTGGTCCAGTCGATGCGAGGCCCCAGCTGCCACGTCACGCGTGTTGGCAGCGTTGTGGTGCTGGCAGGTCGTGCCGTGTTGGGCGTGGCCGCGATGTTGAGTGGACCTTCATTCAACACCCACTGCGCTGTGCCATTCCACACCGTGCCTTGTGCATCGGGCAACAGCACACGTTCACCGGTGGCTTGCTCGATGGCGTGCGTCAACCAATGTGCGGGGGCTTGGGTGATGAACGCCAACACCAAGCCAATGACCGCGCCAGTCCACGCCCAGCGTGTGGGGGTGTGTGTCATGGGGCTTGGATGGCGTTGCATGGTGGGTGAGTCTGTGGCGTGTCGATCAATTGGCTGTCACGCCACGGTTGGGCAAGCTCAACACAAGGCTTCCGTCCCATGTCATGGCGGTGCTGCCGCGTGTCAAATGTGCTTCCAACGGCAAAGCTTGGGCTTGGCTGCGGGCTTGCGCCAACCAATTGGCCAAGGTTGCGGCGGGCACAGCTTTGAGCTGCACGCTCACGCGATCGCCTTGCACGTTGATTTGCATCTGTGCGCTGGGTGTGAGGCCTTGCAAATTGCGCAGCGCTTCGTCACGCGCAAGCGGTGTGCGGCCTTGCAGTGCTTGGGCCTGCGCTTGCAAGGCCAACATGTGGGCTTGTTGTTGATGGATGTGCGCTCGGCGGTGATCGCTATCGCGCAAGGTGTTGAGCGCGGGTGCGATGGCGATGAACCAAAACAGCAGCACGGCAAGCAATGCGCCCAGCAACGAGATGCTGCGTTGTTCGCGAGGGCTCAAGGTGTGCCAGCGTTTCATTTCATGCCCTCCGCTTGCAACACCCAAGTGTCGTTGCCGTCTTGGCGCAGGTTCAGGCCCTGAGCACTGAGGCGAGCCATGCCAGGGGCATGGCTGTCAAACGTCACGCCCTGCACACGCAGCGCATGGTTGGCATAGTGAATTTGCTGCGGTGTTTGCCCTGCTGGGAGCACACCGGCCAAGGCTGCGAGCAAAGGTTCAAGGTCGGTACTCGATGCCGAGCCTGATTTTTGTTGCAATGCATCGACTTCGCGCTGCATTTGCAAAGGTGCATCGATGACCAAGGTGACCGACGGAAACGTGGTTTGCAAAATACTTTGCAGCGAGGCTTGCTGTGCGTTCAAAGCGCTGCGCTCACGCCATGCCAAAGCGTTGAGACCCAGCACTTGCAAAGCGATCAGCGCCACCACGCCCCATCGCACTGGCTTCCAATCGGGCGCGTTTAAAACGGTTTGCCATGCGGCGAGCACTTGGCGTTGCAGGCGT
This window harbors:
- the gspM gene encoding type II secretion system protein GspM — encoded protein: MKRWHTLSPREQRSISLLGALLAVLLFWFIAIAPALNTLRDSDHRRAHIHQQQAHMLALQAQAQALQGRTPLARDEALRNLQGLTPSAQMQINVQGDRVSVQLKAVPAATLANWLAQARSQAQALPLEAHLTRGSTAMTWDGSLVLSLPNRGVTAN